One Panicum virgatum strain AP13 chromosome 9K, P.virgatum_v5, whole genome shotgun sequence genomic region harbors:
- the LOC120648634 gene encoding BTB/POZ and MATH domain-containing protein 2-like, protein MARAKFDLLDRDGKPVPSYTRTTTLSEFSPSGSGYGFTEFVKRELLEKSEHLSKDCFKISCDIIIPHELRTEDRIAKSPLGSCLAVPVPPPDLDRHLGDLLVSKEGADVTFQVAGEEFSAHRFLLAARSRVFKAELWGAMKEGAATGDCVRVDDMLPQVFKALLHFVYTDSLPQMEQEEAVMAQHLLEAADRYDMQRLRLICEDTLCRHLDVSTAATTLVLAEQHHCRALKEACIEFLVSRHALEEVMATDGFEHLVKSCPALVKEIMSKLAAR, encoded by the coding sequence ATGGCGCGAGCCAAGTTCGATTTGCTCGATCGGGATGGGAAACCAGTGCCATCATACACCCGTACCACAACCCTGAGCGAGTTTTCCCCCAGCGGCTCAGGGTACGGCTTCACTGAGTTCGTTAAGAGGGAGCTCCTGGAGAAGTCGGAGCACCTCTCCAAGGATTGCTTCAAGATCAGCTGCGACATCATTATTCCTCACGAGCTCCGCACGGAGGACAGGATTGCAAAATCACCGCTTGGTTCTTGTCTCGCAGTGCCAGTGCCACCACCTGACCTGGATCGGCATCTCGGCGATCTCCTCGTGAGCAAAGAGGGCGCCGACGTCACGTTCCAAGTCGCCGGCGAAGAATTCAGCGCGCACAGGTTTCTCCTCGCGGCCCGGTCGCGGGTCTTCAAGGCAGAGCTGTGGGGTGCCATGAAAGAGGGCGCCGCCACAGGGGACTGCGTCCGGGTTGATGACATGTTGCCTCAGGTGTTCAAGGCCTTGCTCCACTTCGTCTACACCGACTCGCTGCCGCAGATGGAGCAAGAGGAGGCCGTGATGGCCCAGCACCTGCTGGAAGCGGCGGACAGGTACGACATGCAGAGGCTCAGGCTGATCTGTGAGGATACTTTGTGCCGGCACCTTGACGTGAGCACGGCCGCGACCACGCTGGTGTTGGCTGAGCAGCATCATTGCCGTGCTCTCAAGGAGGCTTGCATTGAGTTCCTTGTATCTCGTCATGCGCTGGAGGAGGTCATGGCAACAGATGGGTTTGAGCATCTGGTTAAAAGCTGTCCTGCTCTTGTGAAGGAGATAATGTCCAAGCTTGCTGCACGATGA